The following proteins are co-located in the Myroides profundi genome:
- a CDS encoding M3 family metallopeptidase — MKIKKTVLGVVAGASILSISCDKVKNEAASSGDWNESNAFFNESTLPYYTADFDKIKDKDFKPALLEGMRRQMEAIDKIVANTEEPTFENTLEALERSSELLDRVSSVFGLLTGAHTNDELKAINSELAPKFAGHRDAIYLNDGLFQRIKKLHDNQASLNLNEEQNRLLNVYYEDFEKSGANLSAEDKEKLKQLNQDIATLNNQFGDKLLAATKQGGVKFTKEELTGLSDDELNAIKQEDGSYVIALNNTTQQPDLDKLTNKETRKKLFDQAWVRAEKGDDNDTKASILALVKKRAEKAKLMGFDNYAEWSLQGSMAQNASNATKILKDLSPYAVGAAKEEAADIQALINKEADPFTLTAADWNYYAEKIREEKYALNQNELKPYFEMNSVLENGVFYMATQLYGLSFKERKDIPVWQEDVKVYEIFNEDGSQVGLFYTDYYQRDSKRGGAWMSNIVGQSKLLNRLPVIYNVGNFPKPAKGQPTLLSQDNVITMFHEFGHALHGFFANQTYPTLSGTSVSRDFVEFPSQFHEHFAFEPSVLKNYAKHYKTGEVIPDALVQKMKNAGTFNKGYSMTELLGASLLDMEWHTVSTDKNITDVLAFEKEALAKYGLDLPTVPPRYRSTYFSHIFGGGYAAGYYSYKWSEMLDFDAYDWLEQNGGMTRENGQIFRDKILSKGNSVPLDKLYKDFRGKNPTIDALLKYSGFTKK, encoded by the coding sequence ATGAAAATCAAAAAGACCGTACTTGGTGTAGTTGCAGGAGCATCGATTTTGTCTATTTCTTGTGACAAAGTAAAGAACGAAGCTGCCTCATCAGGAGATTGGAATGAAAGTAATGCTTTCTTTAACGAAAGTACATTGCCATACTATACAGCAGACTTTGACAAAATTAAAGACAAAGATTTTAAACCTGCTTTATTAGAAGGAATGCGTCGTCAGATGGAAGCTATCGACAAAATAGTAGCGAATACAGAAGAACCAACTTTCGAAAACACTTTAGAAGCACTAGAGCGCTCTAGTGAATTACTAGATAGAGTAAGTTCTGTATTTGGGCTATTAACAGGAGCTCATACTAATGATGAACTTAAAGCAATTAATTCAGAATTGGCACCAAAATTTGCTGGTCATAGAGATGCTATATACTTAAATGATGGCTTGTTCCAACGCATTAAAAAGCTTCATGACAATCAAGCTTCACTTAATCTAAACGAAGAGCAAAATAGACTACTAAATGTATACTATGAAGACTTCGAAAAATCAGGTGCTAATCTATCTGCTGAAGATAAAGAGAAATTAAAGCAGCTGAATCAAGATATTGCAACCTTAAATAATCAATTTGGGGATAAATTATTAGCAGCTACTAAACAAGGTGGTGTTAAATTCACTAAAGAAGAACTAACTGGATTATCAGATGATGAACTTAATGCTATCAAACAAGAAGATGGTAGTTATGTAATCGCATTAAACAATACTACACAACAGCCAGATCTAGATAAACTGACCAATAAAGAAACTAGAAAGAAACTATTCGATCAAGCATGGGTAAGAGCTGAAAAAGGAGATGATAATGATACAAAAGCATCTATCCTAGCCCTAGTAAAAAAACGTGCTGAGAAAGCTAAGTTAATGGGATTCGATAACTATGCAGAGTGGAGTCTACAAGGTTCTATGGCACAGAATGCTAGTAATGCTACTAAAATACTGAAAGACCTAAGTCCTTATGCAGTAGGAGCGGCTAAAGAAGAAGCAGCTGATATCCAAGCATTAATTAATAAAGAAGCAGATCCATTCACGCTAACAGCTGCTGACTGGAACTACTACGCTGAAAAAATCAGAGAAGAAAAGTATGCTTTAAACCAAAATGAGCTTAAGCCTTATTTTGAGATGAATAGTGTATTAGAGAACGGAGTGTTCTATATGGCTACACAATTATATGGTCTGAGCTTTAAGGAACGCAAAGATATCCCTGTATGGCAAGAAGATGTAAAAGTATACGAAATCTTCAATGAGGATGGTAGTCAAGTAGGGTTATTCTACACAGATTACTACCAAAGAGATTCTAAACGCGGTGGTGCATGGATGAGTAATATCGTAGGTCAGTCTAAATTATTAAACAGACTTCCTGTAATCTACAATGTAGGTAACTTCCCAAAACCAGCGAAAGGTCAACCTACACTATTATCACAAGATAATGTAATCACAATGTTCCACGAGTTCGGGCATGCATTACATGGGTTCTTTGCTAATCAAACTTACCCTACTCTATCAGGTACTAGTGTGTCACGTGACTTCGTAGAATTCCCTTCACAATTCCACGAGCACTTCGCATTCGAACCTTCTGTATTAAAGAATTATGCTAAACACTATAAAACAGGAGAAGTAATCCCTGATGCTTTAGTTCAAAAAATGAAGAATGCAGGAACATTCAATAAAGGTTATAGCATGACTGAGCTATTAGGTGCTTCTCTATTAGATATGGAATGGCATACTGTGTCTACAGATAAGAACATCACTGATGTACTAGCTTTTGAAAAAGAGGCTTTAGCTAAATATGGTTTAGACTTACCTACTGTTCCTCCTAGATACCGCAGTACTTACTTTAGCCACATCTTCGGAGGTGGATATGCTGCTGGATACTATTCATACAAGTGGTCAGAAATGTTAGACTTCGACGCTTATGATTGGTTAGAACAAAACGGTGGTATGACTCGTGAGAATGGTCAAATCTTTAGAGATAAGATTTTATCTAAAGGAAACTCTGTTCCATTAGACAAATTATACAAAGACTTTAGAGGTAAAAACCCTACAATAGATGCTTTATTAAAGTACTCTGGTTTTACGAAGAAGTAA